The segment TTTTTCATAGCCGCATCGCTTTTTTTCCAAGTGCCACCGCCTATACCGCCTAACCCGCCTTTGCCACCATTGCCGAGAGAGCCATAGGCATTATAATAGCCACCAGGGGTGTTGTCATTGCCACCACCATAACCACCACCACCAGCACAAATAATTCCTTTAATAATTGTGTATCCACCATGATTTCCGTTGCTTCTGCCACCTTTTCCTCCCCTACCAATTTGAACTGTTTTCGCTTTTTTTAGATCGGCTCCCTTAATTTTAACACGTGCATATTGAGCACCTCCACCACCACCTCCACCGTTATTATTATTTCCACCATCACCTCCGCCGCCTCCACCGCCACCCCAAGCACATACTTCAATTTCTGTGTTATCGGTCATACCTTCAGGAAACGGGATAGTGCCGCTTTCTGTCATGAGGATTTCGACAGGTTTTTTGTTCAATGAAGCCACCAATTTATCTATTTCACTTTTCGTATAAACAGCTTCACCATCAACTTTGAGTGGTCCTTTGAGCTTGCTTCCCGTTGCAGTTAAACTTGTCACAACTCTACCATTTTGGATGAGGTTCAAGGACGAGTTTCCCGAAAGCTCTAAGCTATCACCAATGGTGACTTTGCTGGTAAACTTATTGTAATTTTGCCATTCATTGGCTTGCGCTAAGCGCCCATAGCTTGTCAGATCTTCATTAATCTTAGCTCTAAACGCATCAAGACCGACAATATCTTCAATTTTGTGTTGGTGCGCTCCAAGAAGGGAGACAGCACTGCCAAAGGTAAAATGATTGTTGCTTGCTTTATAGAGAACATAATTGTTAGCAGCGTCCTTAGCGCCCTCGATATCGCCCAAATCGGTTAAAGTGAAGGTTTTATCTGCTGCCATTTTGCCTTTGAGGGCTGCTTCAAGATCTGTAACATCCCCTATGCTATGCGTGTGTTTTGCAGGGGCTTTTTCATCTAGCTTTTCCTCAACTTCCATGATGGCTTGATCAATTTTTGTCAAGTTCTCACGCAAAATAGGGAATTCAGAACTGATAAAACGCCCTTCTTTAGGCAATTCCATTGCAAGCTTTTTGCTTTTTGTCATTTCCATTCTCCAAATTT is part of the Bartonella machadoae genome and harbors:
- a CDS encoding Bgr_08870 family protein; this translates as MTKSKKLAMELPKEGRFISSEFPILRENLTKIDQAIMEVEEKLDEKAPAKHTHSIGDVTDLEAALKGKMAADKTFTLTDLGDIEGAKDAANNYVLYKASNNHFTFGSAVSLLGAHQHKIEDIVGLDAFRAKINEDLTSYGRLAQANEWQNYNKFTSKVTIGDSLELSGNSSLNLIQNGRVVTSLTATGSKLKGPLKVDGEAVYTKSEIDKLVASLNKKPVEILMTESGTIPFPEGMTDNTEIEVCAWGGGGGGGGDGGNNNNGGGGGGGAQYARVKIKGADLKKAKTVQIGRGGKGGRSNGNHGGYTIIKGIICAGGGGYGGGNDNTPGGYYNAYGSLGNGGKGGLGGIGGGTWKKSDAAMKNESFIFSGGLGGAGGNNSDINGDNGGNSIYGGGGGGGGGKKNGKGGYGGNNGGGNGGDYGANGGGGGGGYFRGKDGSKIGGDGGDGAILFRFFI